A genomic region of Nostoc sp. UHCC 0702 contains the following coding sequences:
- a CDS encoding GTPase family protein: MVRLKLWQWVVLALPIASIITFLLISAGLQIHAWGINWIWAVFTLVFVAWRWLLVKWTQPAFKQVEAVLAEVSAKLESTTDNAVELSAETDTTKQAEAALQEILQAAQNDRPIWEDWATFWQRCQDLVVAIARIYNPEVQYPLLNIYVPQAYGLIRGTMDGMDLWMEKLSPALNQVTVGQAYQAYEVYRKLEPSARKLWRVWNWAQWLLNPVVAVANRATKGTSNRATEQLLVNLGQLLRETALRNLCQQAIALYGRTIPTSVTTVATPKLPTTKTQTLRDILTQAEPVEAVEQKPVNILLVGRTGSGKSSLINTLFQADQAAVDVLPSTEQIQNYHWQTPSGDMLTLWDTPGYEQVNRGGLRKLVLDYANNADLLLLVTPALDPALQMDVDFLTDIQAEIADLSAIAVVTQVDRLRPIREWQPPYDWEAGDRPKEIAIRQATEYRVQLLGEFCNLVLPIVTSDTKTGRVSWGVEALSLGLVEAIAPAKQLRLARFLRNLEARTVAAAKIIDHYTFQMATTQGLTAMLKSPVLQFISTLSTGTPTLAYLLAEQIPVEKLPIVIGKLQIAYELFSLLNGGDSKTLNFDLLSLWPLLLETSASPDRNAWAFGHALVEYWTQNLTIEQLRERFEYYKTYATGTLNKG; the protein is encoded by the coding sequence GTATTCGTCGCCTGGCGTTGGTTACTGGTGAAATGGACTCAACCGGCGTTCAAGCAGGTGGAAGCCGTACTGGCGGAAGTCAGCGCCAAACTGGAATCTACTACAGATAATGCTGTCGAACTATCGGCAGAAACTGACACCACCAAACAGGCAGAAGCCGCACTCCAAGAAATTTTACAAGCAGCACAAAACGATCGCCCGATTTGGGAAGATTGGGCCACATTTTGGCAGCGATGCCAAGATTTAGTAGTGGCGATCGCTCGTATCTACAATCCCGAAGTACAATATCCGCTGCTCAATATTTACGTTCCCCAAGCTTACGGACTGATTCGGGGAACAATGGATGGGATGGATCTATGGATGGAAAAGTTATCTCCTGCTCTCAATCAGGTGACAGTTGGACAGGCATACCAAGCATATGAAGTTTACCGCAAGCTGGAGCCATCTGCACGTAAACTCTGGCGGGTTTGGAACTGGGCGCAGTGGCTTTTAAATCCGGTGGTAGCTGTTGCTAACCGAGCCACCAAAGGCACTAGTAACCGTGCTACTGAGCAATTATTAGTGAATTTGGGTCAACTACTGCGGGAAACTGCCCTGAGAAACTTATGTCAGCAAGCGATCGCTCTCTACGGCAGAACAATCCCGACTTCAGTAACGACAGTTGCCACACCAAAACTACCCACAACCAAAACTCAAACACTGCGAGACATCTTAACCCAAGCCGAACCAGTGGAGGCCGTTGAACAAAAACCGGTGAATATTCTGCTGGTGGGGCGAACAGGTTCGGGAAAAAGCAGCTTGATTAATACATTATTTCAAGCTGATCAAGCTGCTGTGGATGTTTTACCCAGTACTGAACAGATTCAAAATTACCACTGGCAAACTCCCAGCGGTGACATGCTCACGCTTTGGGATACACCAGGTTATGAACAAGTCAACCGTGGCGGACTGCGGAAATTAGTGCTTGATTATGCCAACAATGCAGATTTACTACTGCTTGTCACCCCTGCTCTCGATCCTGCCTTACAAATGGATGTGGATTTTCTCACAGATATACAGGCAGAAATAGCCGACTTAAGCGCGATCGCAGTGGTAACTCAAGTAGATCGCTTGCGTCCCATCCGCGAATGGCAACCGCCTTATGATTGGGAAGCGGGCGATCGCCCAAAGGAAATTGCCATTCGCCAAGCGACTGAATATCGCGTGCAACTATTGGGTGAATTCTGTAATTTGGTTTTGCCAATCGTCACTAGTGATACCAAAACTGGGCGCGTTTCCTGGGGAGTGGAAGCCCTATCTTTGGGATTAGTAGAAGCGATCGCTCCTGCAAAACAACTCCGCCTCGCTCGGTTTTTGCGTAACCTAGAAGCCCGCACTGTCGCTGCTGCCAAAATCATCGACCATTACACTTTTCAGATGGCTACCACACAGGGACTCACAGCAATGCTTAAAAGTCCCGTCCTCCAGTTTATTTCTACCTTGTCAACCGGCACTCCCACCTTAGCGTATTTACTCGCAGAGCAAATCCCAGTGGAAAAGTTACCGATTGTCATTGGTAAACTGCAAATAGCTTATGAGCTTTTCTCGCTTTTGAATGGCGGCGATTCTAAAACACTCAACTTTGACCTGCTATCCCTTTGGCCGCTGTTGCTGGAAACTTCCGCATCTCCTGATCGCAACGCCTGGGCATTTGGTCATGCTCTAGTAGAATATTGGACTCAGAATCTCACAATTGAACAACTGCGAGAAAGATTTGAGTACTATAAAACTTACGCAACTGGCACACTAAATAAAGGTTAG
- a CDS encoding pentapeptide repeat-containing protein, with amino-acid sequence MFWKHGLALIVGMMIFFLASPALAVDWTHPLSFSNAELSRRDFSGQSLQAAEFSNANMELANFANADLRGAVMSASVMTKANLHGADLTNAMVDQVNLTKADLSDAVFKEALLLRAIFNDVNINGADFTDAVLDKAQIKELCGKASGVNSQTGVETRDSLGC; translated from the coding sequence ATGTTTTGGAAGCACGGATTAGCATTAATTGTGGGGATGATGATATTTTTCCTGGCTTCCCCAGCACTGGCAGTAGACTGGACTCATCCGCTGTCATTTAGTAATGCAGAGTTATCAAGACGGGACTTTTCAGGTCAAAGTTTGCAAGCTGCTGAATTTTCTAACGCCAACATGGAACTAGCTAACTTTGCAAACGCTGACTTGCGCGGTGCAGTAATGAGTGCTTCGGTGATGACAAAAGCAAATCTCCACGGAGCCGATTTAACGAATGCCATGGTCGATCAGGTAAACTTGACTAAAGCTGATTTGAGTGATGCCGTTTTCAAAGAAGCTCTTTTGCTGCGCGCCATCTTTAACGATGTCAATATCAACGGTGCAGATTTCACTGATGCAGTTTTGGATAAGGCGCAAATTAAAGAATTATGCGGCAAAGCCAGTGGAGTAAATTCTCAAACTGGCGTGGAAACTCGTGATTCTCTAGGATGTTAA
- a CDS encoding 5-(carboxyamino)imidazole ribonucleotide synthase, giving the protein MKRVGIIGGGQLAWMMGDAAKKLGVELVVQTPTQDDPAVSIAQETVFAAVDDALATEILASKCDVISFENEFVNLDALSSLAHQGVCFRPRLEALTPLLDKYHQRCYLRDLGLPVPQFFAVQQSENLASQIESLDFPVVLKARRHGYDGQGTFIIQDLASLQEKLNYSQNLFLIEEFVPFERELAIIAARSLDGEVVTYPVVETQQEQQVCRRVLAPADITENQAAQIKAIAHTLLNSLEVVGIFGIELFLTADGQVLVNEIAPRTHNSGHFSLDACKTSQFEQHLRAVCGLTLGDPALHCASAVMVNLLGYENSFSDYLCQRQQLAAIPQSHVHWYGKSESRPGRKLGHVTVLLDHHHRDDAIAAAHTIESIWYPS; this is encoded by the coding sequence ATGAAACGTGTTGGTATAATTGGTGGCGGGCAACTTGCCTGGATGATGGGGGATGCAGCTAAAAAGTTAGGAGTGGAATTAGTTGTACAAACTCCTACTCAAGATGATCCCGCTGTATCTATCGCCCAGGAAACTGTTTTCGCCGCAGTTGATGATGCTCTGGCTACAGAAATTTTAGCCAGTAAATGCGATGTCATCAGCTTTGAAAATGAATTTGTTAACTTGGATGCTTTATCATCTTTAGCACATCAAGGTGTTTGCTTCCGTCCCCGGTTAGAAGCTTTGACACCTCTTTTAGATAAATATCACCAACGTTGCTATTTACGTGATTTGGGCTTGCCTGTTCCGCAATTTTTCGCTGTCCAACAATCGGAAAATCTCGCCTCTCAGATAGAATCTCTGGATTTTCCCGTGGTCTTGAAAGCCAGGCGGCATGGTTATGACGGACAAGGTACTTTCATTATCCAGGATTTAGCTAGTTTACAAGAAAAGTTAAATTACAGCCAAAATTTATTTTTAATAGAGGAATTTGTGCCATTTGAGCGGGAATTGGCGATAATTGCCGCGCGTTCTCTAGACGGTGAAGTTGTCACATACCCAGTTGTCGAAACCCAGCAAGAACAACAAGTGTGTCGGCGAGTTCTTGCACCAGCAGATATTACGGAAAATCAAGCCGCACAAATCAAAGCGATCGCTCATACACTATTAAATAGCCTGGAAGTAGTGGGAATTTTCGGTATAGAGCTATTCCTGACTGCTGATGGTCAGGTGTTGGTCAATGAAATCGCACCGCGTACCCATAATTCTGGACATTTTTCTTTAGATGCTTGCAAAACTTCCCAATTTGAGCAGCATTTGCGGGCAGTTTGTGGTTTGACTTTGGGTGATCCCGCCTTACACTGTGCTAGTGCTGTGATGGTCAACCTCCTGGGGTATGAAAATTCTTTTAGCGACTACCTTTGCCAGCGCCAACAATTAGCAGCCATTCCTCAATCTCACGTCCACTGGTATGGTAAAAGCGAATCACGTCCTGGGCGCAAGCTGGGACATGTCACCGTTTTGCTAGATCACCATCACCGAGATGACGCGATCGCCGCTGCCCACACCATAGAATCTATCTGGTATCCCAGTTAA
- a CDS encoding insulinase family protein — protein MFPASVIRLDNGLTFIHQEISTTPVVVADVWVRAGATLEPKPWYGMAHFLEHMIFKGTATLPPGMFDHKIENRGGVSNAATSYDYAHYSLTTAAPYLEDTLPHLGELLLNAAIPEDEFARERDVVLEEIRSCYDDPDWLGFQALNKSVYQNHAYGRSVLGSEQELMQQSPEAMRCFHRTHYQPENMTVVVVGGIAQQPAWELVNNSFVNFPERSDCPLAPKVVEPGIAEIRRQELYLPRIEQARLLMAWVVPGVEQLRTAHGLDLLSVILAEGRTSRLVRELREELQLVQGICSNFSLQRESSLFTITAWLEPEKLDQVEYLIRTHLHDLQTKGITKQELARTRRLLCNEYAFSTETPNQLTGLYGYYNTIAQAELAVAYPQQIQSFDAQELQQLAKQYLSPDHYAVTVLKPC, from the coding sequence GTGTTTCCAGCCTCGGTTATCCGATTAGATAATGGTTTAACGTTTATTCATCAAGAAATTTCCACTACCCCTGTAGTTGTGGCTGATGTTTGGGTACGGGCTGGAGCTACCCTTGAGCCAAAACCGTGGTATGGCATGGCTCACTTTTTAGAACACATGATTTTTAAAGGTACAGCAACGCTACCTCCAGGAATGTTTGATCATAAAATTGAAAACAGGGGTGGTGTGAGTAATGCAGCTACAAGCTACGATTATGCTCATTATTCCCTAACAACAGCTGCACCTTACCTAGAAGATACTTTGCCCCACTTGGGCGAACTACTGTTGAATGCGGCAATACCAGAAGATGAATTTGCCCGCGAACGGGACGTAGTGCTAGAAGAAATCCGCTCCTGCTATGATGATCCCGATTGGTTAGGATTCCAAGCTTTGAACAAAAGCGTATACCAAAACCATGCTTATGGACGTTCGGTGCTTGGTAGCGAGCAAGAACTCATGCAGCAGTCGCCAGAAGCAATGCGCTGTTTTCATCGGACTCACTACCAACCAGAAAACATGACAGTAGTGGTTGTGGGGGGAATTGCCCAACAGCCAGCTTGGGAATTAGTAAATAACTCATTTGTGAATTTTCCTGAACGTTCTGATTGTCCGCTAGCGCCAAAAGTGGTAGAACCAGGTATTGCCGAAATTCGCCGTCAAGAACTCTATTTACCACGCATAGAACAAGCGCGGTTGTTGATGGCGTGGGTTGTACCAGGAGTAGAGCAACTGCGTACCGCTCATGGTTTAGATTTGTTATCAGTGATATTAGCAGAAGGGCGGACTTCGCGGTTAGTGCGGGAATTGCGGGAAGAATTGCAACTAGTACAGGGGATTTGTAGTAATTTTTCCCTACAAAGAGAATCAAGTTTATTTACAATTACCGCCTGGTTGGAGCCAGAAAAATTAGATCAAGTTGAGTACTTAATTCGCACTCATTTGCATGATTTGCAAACCAAAGGCATAACAAAACAAGAACTGGCTCGTACACGCAGACTTCTGTGTAATGAATATGCTTTTTCTACCGAAACGCCAAATCAGCTGACGGGACTTTATGGTTACTACAATACCATTGCCCAAGCTGAATTAGCAGTAGCATATCCGCAGCAGATTCAATCATTTGATGCCCAAGAACTGCAACAATTAGCTAAACAGTATCTTTCACCGGATCATTACGCCGTCACTGTACTTAAACCCTGTTAG
- a CDS encoding insulinase family protein has translation MSITQTVKPSLSHSPIHRTVLNNGIVLLVAENPAADIIAGRIFIRAGSCYEKQEQAGLAYLVSAVMTKGCDGLSSLEIAEQVESVGASLSADTTTDYFLLSLKTVTSDFGEILALSGRILRSPTFPEIQVQLERRLALQNIRSQQEQPFTVAFEQMRQVMYQNHPYAMSLLGNEATMSRLTRADLVEYHQTYFRPDNIVISIAGRISQPDAVALVEQVFGDWQVPAQPLPSINLPEIPVQPQHQLKPIQTQQSIVMLGYLGSSVISPDYAPLKLLSTYLGNGLSSRLFVELREKRGLAYEVSAFYPTRLYPGSFVVYMGTAPENTSIALNGLRTEVELLCTTEVSESALQAAKNKILGQYALGKQTNGQIAQIYGWYEILGLGIDFDTKFQELIASVNAQDAMAAACRYLQEPYLSLVGQEEAINNALDS, from the coding sequence ATGTCTATAACTCAAACCGTGAAACCTTCTTTATCTCACTCCCCTATCCATCGCACCGTATTAAACAATGGCATTGTACTGCTAGTAGCAGAAAATCCGGCTGCGGATATTATTGCAGGGCGGATTTTTATTCGTGCTGGTAGTTGTTATGAAAAACAAGAGCAAGCAGGCTTAGCTTATTTGGTTTCAGCAGTCATGACAAAGGGATGTGATGGACTTTCAAGCTTAGAAATTGCTGAACAAGTCGAATCTGTGGGGGCTAGTTTAAGTGCAGATACTACCACAGATTATTTTTTGTTGTCCTTGAAGACAGTAACATCAGACTTTGGGGAAATTTTAGCATTGTCAGGGCGGATTTTGCGATCGCCGACATTTCCTGAAATCCAAGTACAACTAGAACGGCGTTTGGCACTACAAAATATTCGTTCCCAACAAGAGCAACCCTTTACCGTTGCCTTTGAGCAAATGCGACAGGTAATGTACCAAAACCATCCCTACGCCATGTCATTGTTGGGTAACGAAGCAACCATGAGCCGCTTAACGCGTGCGGACTTAGTGGAATATCACCAGACTTATTTTCGTCCAGATAACATAGTAATTAGTATTGCCGGTCGCATTTCACAACCAGATGCAGTGGCATTAGTGGAACAAGTATTTGGTGATTGGCAAGTTCCTGCACAACCGCTACCAAGTATTAATTTACCTGAAATCCCAGTACAACCACAGCACCAACTCAAGCCTATCCAAACGCAGCAATCAATTGTCATGTTGGGTTACTTGGGATCATCAGTGATTTCTCCTGACTATGCGCCGCTAAAGTTGCTTTCTACCTACTTAGGTAATGGGCTTTCCAGTCGTTTGTTTGTAGAATTGCGAGAAAAGCGGGGCTTAGCTTATGAAGTTTCCGCATTTTACCCGACACGGCTGTATCCAGGGTCGTTTGTAGTTTATATGGGCACTGCACCAGAAAATACGAGTATAGCCCTGAACGGTCTGCGTACAGAAGTCGAGTTACTCTGTACCACAGAAGTATCAGAAAGCGCCCTGCAAGCGGCTAAGAACAAGATATTGGGACAGTATGCTTTGGGTAAACAAACAAACGGACAAATTGCTCAAATATACGGCTGGTATGAAATTTTAGGCTTAGGAATTGATTTTGATACGAAGTTTCAAGAATTGATTGCTTCAGTAAATGCACAAGATGCAATGGCAGCTGCTTGTCGGTATTTGCAGGAACCTTATTTGTCTTTAGTTGGTCAAGAAGAAGCAATTAATAATGCTCTTGATAGTTGA
- a CDS encoding peptidoglycan-binding protein, giving the protein MKGSLTASILNYLGSAKACRFLRSNKFYGLLVFSSTTVLIGSSGIVSIAAQQEIAQVNVQNNINRPVLQIGSQGERVSELQAALKLLGFYSNAVDGVYNENTASAVSRFKQAVGLNPDGIVDAATWQRLFPNGPAPTPTVSAGNPTANPTTSFPVPTVPSTTPVATLKPEPRPVNRTTTTPVATTKPEPRPVIRKPTTTQRTQTTPKRPSSQNRSTSNTRSTTTSTTQIPGVQYTSQGWPILRPGMRNSEVTKLQQRLQRLGFLDGGIDGDFGPATEEAVKAAQKRYGLEPDGVVGGSTWEVLLRRSSR; this is encoded by the coding sequence ATGAAAGGCAGCCTAACAGCAAGTATATTGAACTACCTAGGGTCAGCAAAAGCCTGTCGCTTCTTGAGGTCAAATAAATTTTATGGGCTACTTGTGTTTTCCTCTACGACTGTGCTTATTGGCTCCTCTGGTATAGTATCAATTGCCGCACAACAAGAAATTGCCCAAGTCAACGTCCAAAACAACATTAATCGTCCTGTGCTGCAAATTGGTAGCCAAGGCGAACGTGTATCGGAACTGCAAGCCGCTTTGAAGCTTTTGGGTTTTTACTCTAATGCAGTCGATGGTGTCTATAACGAGAATACAGCCAGCGCTGTTTCCCGTTTTAAGCAAGCAGTTGGCTTAAACCCAGATGGCATTGTTGATGCTGCCACTTGGCAACGACTATTCCCAAATGGCCCAGCACCTACACCAACCGTCTCTGCTGGTAACCCAACAGCTAACCCCACAACAAGTTTTCCTGTTCCAACTGTGCCTAGTACAACTCCAGTTGCAACTCTCAAACCCGAACCCAGACCTGTTAACCGTACAACCACAACTCCAGTTGCAACTACCAAACCGGAACCAAGGCCTGTTATCCGCAAACCAACTACAACTCAAAGGACGCAAACAACGCCGAAACGACCATCATCACAGAATCGCAGCACATCCAACACCCGCAGCACAACTACAAGTACTACCCAAATTCCTGGGGTTCAATACACCTCACAAGGATGGCCGATTTTGCGCCCAGGTATGCGTAATTCAGAAGTTACTAAATTGCAACAGCGGCTGCAAAGGCTGGGATTTCTGGATGGTGGTATAGATGGAGACTTTGGCCCAGCAACCGAAGAAGCAGTCAAAGCAGCTCAAAAACGCTATGGATTAGAGCCTGATGGCGTAGTTGGTGGGTCTACTTGGGAAGTTCTCTTGCGGCGATCGTCAAGGTAA
- a CDS encoding phage holin family protein — MKHFLLTWLGTAVALLITANIVPGFSVKNFVAALVAVAVIGLVNAFIRPILSILAFPITLLSFGLFTFVINALTLWLASALTRGYGFEIEGFLPAFLGSIVLAIVSSVISYFLRVVL, encoded by the coding sequence ATGAAACACTTTTTATTAACTTGGTTGGGGACTGCGGTGGCTTTGCTTATCACTGCTAATATTGTTCCGGGATTCTCTGTGAAAAATTTTGTAGCTGCCCTTGTTGCTGTAGCAGTTATTGGGCTAGTTAATGCATTTATTCGACCAATTTTAAGTATTTTAGCGTTCCCGATTACCTTACTTTCTTTTGGCTTATTTACATTTGTCATCAATGCCCTAACCCTTTGGCTAGCAAGCGCCCTCACTCGTGGTTATGGCTTTGAAATTGAAGGTTTCTTGCCTGCTTTTTTGGGATCAATTGTATTGGCAATTGTTTCTAGTGTAATTAGCTATTTTCTGAGAGTAGTATTGTAA
- a CDS encoding cobalamin biosynthesis protein: MEEKISEHLWQLQDLWVGIGCQRGSSLQLMETAIEQVFADNQLNQSAIAGFATINTKASEPGLVELCQLRRLPLKTFTAEILSTVCVPNPAKIIETQVGTPSVAEAAAILAASDPNLRYCCKLPLLPTKLQVRFLVPKQIFRLQGQPGVVTLAVAQQSN; encoded by the coding sequence GTGGAAGAAAAAATTAGTGAACATCTGTGGCAGCTACAAGATTTGTGGGTGGGAATTGGTTGCCAGAGGGGTAGTTCGTTACAGTTGATGGAAACAGCAATTGAGCAAGTATTTGCAGATAATCAACTTAACCAAAGTGCGATCGCAGGTTTTGCTACCATTAACACTAAAGCCTCAGAACCTGGTTTAGTAGAACTTTGTCAGTTACGCAGGTTGCCTTTAAAAACCTTTACAGCAGAAATTCTGTCCACTGTTTGTGTCCCCAACCCTGCCAAAATTATCGAAACACAAGTGGGAACACCCAGCGTAGCCGAAGCAGCGGCTATTCTCGCAGCCTCTGATCCCAATTTACGTTACTGCTGCAAACTGCCCTTACTGCCTACCAAATTGCAAGTCAGGTTTTTGGTTCCTAAACAAATTTTTCGTTTACAAGGGCAACCTGGAGTAGTAACCCTAGCTGTTGCCCAACAATCAAATTAA
- a CDS encoding Rpn family recombination-promoting nuclease/putative transposase codes for MKTDSIFYRLFKTFPNAFFELINLQPSEANAYSFASVELKQTAFRIDGVFLPVANASDRPIYFVEVQFQKDAEFYARLFSEIFLYLRLNTPTKAWRAVVIFPRRSIEPTEIEPYQVLLDSQLVTRLYLNELGNEAEQSLGVGIIKLVVESDKQTPEYAKNLITRTRTELANTALMQQVLDLIETIVLYKLPRISRQELIKMFGLDTFDIKTTRIYEEVKEEILDEVKQEVRNQVRQEVRNQVRNEVKQEVRNEVRNEVKQEVRNEVRNEVKQEVRNEVRQEQTLEVLMRLLRRRIGNVDQQIQERISQLSVEQLENLAEALLDFATPADLSTWLQNNYNQL; via the coding sequence ATGAAAACTGATTCGATTTTTTATAGATTATTTAAAACCTTTCCTAACGCCTTTTTTGAATTAATCAATCTACAACCCTCAGAAGCAAATGCATATAGTTTTGCCTCAGTAGAATTGAAGCAGACAGCATTTCGTATTGATGGGGTATTTCTTCCTGTTGCTAATGCTAGCGATCGCCCAATTTATTTTGTCGAAGTTCAGTTTCAAAAAGATGCCGAATTTTACGCTCGTTTATTTTCAGAAATATTTCTTTATCTTCGACTTAACACACCGACAAAAGCTTGGCGGGCAGTAGTGATTTTTCCTCGCCGCAGCATTGAACCAACAGAAATCGAACCTTATCAAGTATTGCTTGATAGTCAACTTGTGACGCGATTATATTTGAACGAGTTGGGGAATGAGGCTGAACAATCTTTAGGAGTTGGTATCATAAAATTAGTGGTTGAAAGTGACAAACAGACCCCTGAATATGCAAAAAATCTGATTACCAGGACACGCACAGAACTAGCAAACACAGCCCTCATGCAGCAAGTGCTAGATTTGATAGAGACAATTGTACTATATAAATTGCCCCGTATCAGTCGTCAGGAGTTGATCAAAATGTTTGGACTAGATACTTTTGATATCAAAACAACCAGAATTTATGAGGAAGTCAAAGAGGAAATCCTCGATGAAGTCAAACAGGAAGTCCGCAATCAAGTCAGACAGGAAGTCCGCAATCAAGTCCGCAATGAAGTCAAACAGGAAGTCCGCAATGAAGTCCGCAATGAAGTCAAACAGGAAGTCCGCAATGAAGTCCGCAATGAAGTCAAACAGGAAGTCCGCAATGAAGTCAGACAGGAACAGACTTTAGAGGTGTTAATGCGTCTGCTGCGACGACGCATTGGTAATGTAGATCAGCAAATACAAGAGCGTATCAGTCAATTATCTGTTGAACAGCTGGAAAATCTGGCTGAGGCGCTGTTGGATTTTGCAACGCCAGCAGATTTATCTACCTGGCTGCAAAACAATTACAATCAGCTTTGA
- a CDS encoding ankyrin repeat domain-containing protein, with amino-acid sequence MTENKDVLLLKAAKSGDIKRLGALLAAGALVDACDRDGTTALMFAANLGYTEIVRSLLDAGANINLPRIRYGLTALMLAASANQLDIVQLLVSRGADVNAINEDGSTALMAAALKGYVDVVRVLLAAGAEVNFTDQDDDTALKLAVKHGHTAVVELISQSGANVNHQDEEGETPLMVAVDLGNLELVQALLTGGADVNLRNSDGGTALLAAAAAGHSAIAAVLLERGAEINAQDKDGETALHLAVVEGYIDVVQVLLNRGANVQIKNHLGDTPMFVAVLQGHSKIVEALLRCGGDIEQVPLKLAVSQGQSQMVKLLLDYGADANTLVENGKTVLIKATERNYTEIIQLLLAKQANVNFQDSAEATALMWAASGGYGEAVQMLLEAGADMNLKNRGGYTALMIAEFNGYKDIVRSLRKAGAKE; translated from the coding sequence ATGACTGAAAACAAAGATGTTTTGCTGCTGAAGGCTGCTAAAAGTGGCGATATCAAGCGACTAGGTGCGCTACTGGCTGCTGGTGCTTTGGTGGACGCGTGCGATCGCGATGGGACTACGGCTTTAATGTTTGCTGCCAATTTAGGCTATACCGAAATTGTGCGATCGCTACTGGATGCTGGGGCAAATATCAACTTGCCCAGAATTCGCTATGGGTTGACGGCTTTAATGTTGGCTGCTAGTGCCAATCAGCTTGATATTGTACAGCTTTTAGTTTCCAGAGGAGCTGATGTCAATGCGATTAATGAAGATGGCAGTACAGCTTTAATGGCGGCAGCACTTAAAGGTTATGTTGATGTGGTGCGAGTCTTATTGGCGGCTGGTGCTGAAGTCAATTTCACCGATCAAGATGATGACACTGCTTTGAAACTAGCTGTGAAGCACGGACACACAGCAGTTGTAGAATTAATTTCACAAAGTGGTGCAAATGTCAATCATCAAGATGAAGAAGGCGAAACACCCTTGATGGTAGCAGTAGACTTAGGAAATTTGGAGCTTGTGCAGGCATTACTAACAGGTGGCGCTGATGTGAACTTGAGAAATAGCGATGGGGGAACTGCCTTGTTGGCGGCGGCGGCGGCTGGACATAGTGCGATCGCAGCTGTTTTACTAGAGCGAGGTGCCGAAATTAATGCCCAAGACAAAGATGGTGAAACTGCCCTCCACCTGGCTGTTGTAGAAGGCTACATTGATGTAGTGCAAGTGTTACTCAACCGGGGTGCAAATGTACAAATCAAAAATCATTTGGGTGATACCCCAATGTTTGTAGCCGTATTGCAAGGACACAGCAAAATTGTTGAGGCACTGCTGCGTTGTGGCGGCGATATTGAGCAAGTACCTTTGAAGCTGGCTGTATCCCAGGGACAAAGCCAGATGGTAAAGTTGTTGCTAGACTACGGTGCTGATGCCAACACTCTAGTAGAGAATGGCAAAACAGTTTTGATTAAGGCAACCGAACGCAATTACACAGAAATCATACAGCTGTTGCTAGCAAAGCAAGCAAATGTGAATTTTCAAGACTCAGCAGAGGCAACGGCATTGATGTGGGCTGCCTCTGGGGGGTATGGTGAGGCTGTGCAGATGTTGCTGGAAGCTGGGGCAGATATGAATTTAAAAAATCGGGGTGGTTATACTGCCTTGATGATTGCGGAATTTAATGGGTACAAAGATATAGTTAGGAGTCTCAGAAAGGCTGGGGCAAAGGAATAG
- a CDS encoding DUF4079 domain-containing protein: MNAVLSPSVKYWLNFFHPLLMWLLLAISLYAAYLGLQLQRTRNAQGEEKKELIKGRYNIRHYQIGSILLALMVVGAIGGMAVTYINNGKLFVGPHLLAGLGMTGLIAFSAALSPYMQKGANWARATHILLNFTLLGLFAWQAVTGVQIVQRILTQA, from the coding sequence ATGAATGCGGTACTGTCTCCCTCGGTTAAATATTGGCTGAACTTTTTTCATCCCCTGCTGATGTGGCTGCTATTGGCGATTTCACTTTACGCTGCTTACCTGGGGCTGCAACTACAGCGTACCAGAAACGCTCAAGGAGAAGAAAAGAAAGAACTAATTAAAGGTAGATATAATATCAGGCACTACCAAATTGGCTCTATACTCTTAGCTTTGATGGTGGTAGGTGCCATTGGTGGTATGGCTGTCACCTACATCAATAACGGTAAATTGTTTGTAGGGCCGCACCTGCTAGCAGGGCTTGGTATGACTGGTCTAATTGCATTTTCTGCTGCCTTATCTCCTTATATGCAAAAAGGAGCAAATTGGGCGCGTGCAACTCACATTTTATTAAATTTCACGCTTTTAGGACTTTTTGCTTGGCAAGCTGTCACTGGTGTGCAAATTGTCCAAAGGATTTTAACTCAAGCGTAG